The following are from one region of the Polaribacter marinaquae genome:
- a CDS encoding DUF4835 family protein gives MRKITSLLFIFFTVITFTAQELNCLVTVNSDQIAGSNKQVFTTLQRALSEYINQTKWTDRTVKPEERIDCAMTIIITSRDNNNFTATLQVQSSRPVYNSSYPSPVLNIKDNEFNFKYNEFDPLIYNKNAFDSNLISTIVFYANIIIGVDADTFGKFAGDKELKEAQNVMLQAQQSGLSSWQNVVGKQNRYLLIDNLISPKLKAYRNILYNYHRNGLDNLVGAKASAQQSIEDSVIALESIYNKTVGNYLIRLFFDAKADEIVNLYSEDTKTRNKQRLIQTVRKISTNNNSKWRKLD, from the coding sequence ATGCGCAAAATAACATCACTACTTTTTATATTTTTTACTGTAATTACTTTTACTGCACAAGAATTAAATTGTTTGGTAACCGTTAATTCAGATCAAATTGCGGGTTCTAACAAACAAGTATTTACTACTTTACAAAGAGCTTTAAGCGAGTATATCAATCAAACAAAATGGACAGATAGAACTGTAAAACCAGAAGAACGTATCGATTGTGCTATGACAATCATTATTACTTCTAGAGATAACAATAATTTTACTGCCACATTGCAAGTACAATCATCTAGACCCGTTTATAACTCTAGCTATCCATCGCCTGTTTTAAATATTAAAGACAACGAATTCAATTTTAAATACAACGAGTTTGATCCTTTAATTTATAATAAAAATGCTTTTGATAGTAATTTAATTTCTACCATTGTATTTTATGCAAATATAATTATTGGTGTAGATGCAGATACATTTGGCAAGTTTGCTGGTGATAAAGAATTAAAAGAAGCGCAAAATGTAATGCTACAAGCGCAACAAAGTGGTTTATCGTCATGGCAAAATGTTGTTGGTAAACAAAATAGATATTTATTAATAGATAATTTAATATCGCCTAAATTAAAAGCTTACAGAAATATACTTTACAATTATCATAGAAACGGACTTGATAATCTTGTAGGCGCAAAAGCTTCTGCACAACAAAGTATAGAAGATAGTGTAATTGCGTTAGAAAGTATTTACAACAAAACAGTTGGTAATTATTTAATTAGATTGTTTTTTGATGCGAAAGCAGATGAAATTGTAAATCTATATTCAGAAGATACCAAAACAAGAAATAAACAACGTCTTATACAAACTGTTCGAAAAATTTCTACCAATAATAATTCTAAGTGGAGAAAGTTAGATTAG
- a CDS encoding reverse transcriptase/maturase family protein: MKEFNLYFNETDIIRQLCKIRVKIAKNRNKKHLLHLLTSDKDYNYHIENNSKETNEFEIYQKSINDKLKTLLPPRRQWVKIGSKSRVKDKETNEFLTSNDKNFYALLKTIRKHKKNKSKEQWFINLMKFVSEIQKKALSNSYSVSNPLIFPKLKEPIKKSHKEKNDCRPISMFSIEDRVILSLTNKFLTSILDKYFKDSSYAFRSKKIDNKTISHHNCIRDIIKYKKSNPASELYVIECDMKKFYDTVNHKIAFDIFKKLIDKVNQEFPELNLNQPVHIFKSFLNCYSFNKNVKEADNPDYWKSYEIPNGSFPWVDKDLSKYYKKDHNQRIGVPQGGALSGLIANIYLNKADIALEKLPVLYLRFCDDMVVIHDDKEQCEKAKNVYLDCLRELKLFPHKFKSTDELYTCKIKDRKTDYTPFWNGKSKGPYKWTNSFKNGDFPWKAFVGYEINFNCETRVRKKSFNKEVIKQSKIVNEIQKAIENEQRCKKGTAIESAINRLIGMSVGRIGLDNFSEVSTDMCWKNGFQELELNKHSAVQIKELDRNRSKLYYDLFKQIKELEEENDEKIERGEDNRQHKKYDKPFSYYYQILERKKNGSS; encoded by the coding sequence ATGAAAGAATTTAATCTTTATTTTAATGAAACAGATATAATAAGACAACTGTGTAAAATCAGAGTAAAAATTGCTAAAAATAGAAACAAGAAACATCTATTACATTTACTTACTTCAGATAAAGATTACAATTATCATATAGAAAACAACTCAAAAGAGACGAACGAATTTGAAATTTACCAAAAAAGTATAAATGATAAATTAAAAACATTATTACCACCAAGAAGACAATGGGTAAAAATAGGTTCAAAATCAAGAGTTAAGGATAAAGAAACAAATGAATTTCTGACTTCAAACGATAAAAATTTTTACGCACTTTTAAAGACAATTCGAAAACACAAAAAAAACAAATCAAAAGAACAATGGTTTATTAATTTAATGAAATTCGTTTCAGAAATTCAGAAAAAAGCATTGTCTAATTCTTATTCTGTTTCGAATCCTTTGATATTTCCAAAACTAAAAGAACCTATAAAAAAATCTCATAAAGAGAAAAACGATTGCAGACCAATTAGTATGTTTTCCATTGAAGACAGAGTAATTTTGAGTTTAACAAATAAATTTTTAACATCAATACTGGATAAATATTTTAAAGATTCTTCTTACGCTTTTCGTTCAAAAAAAATAGACAATAAGACTATATCACATCATAATTGTATTAGAGATATAATAAAATACAAAAAAAGTAATCCTGCTTCAGAATTATATGTTATCGAATGTGATATGAAAAAATTCTATGACACAGTAAATCATAAAATTGCATTTGATATTTTTAAAAAATTAATTGATAAAGTAAATCAAGAATTTCCTGAATTGAATTTGAACCAACCTGTTCATATTTTTAAAAGTTTCTTAAATTGTTATTCATTTAATAAAAATGTAAAAGAAGCAGATAATCCTGATTATTGGAAATCCTACGAAATACCAAATGGCTCTTTTCCTTGGGTGGACAAAGACCTTTCTAAATATTATAAGAAAGACCACAACCAAAGAATTGGAGTTCCACAAGGTGGAGCATTATCTGGATTAATTGCAAACATTTACTTAAACAAAGCTGACATTGCACTTGAAAAACTACCCGTACTTTATTTAAGATTTTGTGATGATATGGTTGTTATACACGATGACAAGGAACAATGTGAAAAAGCAAAAAATGTTTATTTAGATTGTTTAAGAGAATTAAAACTATTTCCCCACAAATTCAAATCGACAGATGAATTATATACTTGCAAAATAAAAGACAGAAAAACTGATTACACACCTTTTTGGAATGGTAAATCAAAAGGTCCTTACAAATGGACTAATTCATTTAAAAATGGAGATTTCCCTTGGAAAGCTTTTGTTGGCTATGAGATAAATTTTAATTGCGAAACTAGAGTAAGAAAAAAATCATTTAACAAAGAAGTTATTAAACAATCGAAAATCGTTAACGAAATACAAAAAGCAATTGAAAACGAGCAAAGGTGTAAAAAAGGAACAGCAATTGAATCAGCAATAAATAGACTAATCGGAATGTCTGTTGGCAGAATTGGTTTAGATAATTTTAGTGAAGTTTCTACAGATATGTGTTGGAAAAATGGCTTTCAAGAATTAGAACTAAACAAACATTCAGCAGTCCAGATTAAGGAATTAGATAGAAATAGAAGTAAATTATATTATGATCTTTTCAAGCAAATAAAGGAATTAGAAGAAGAAAATGATGAAAAAATAGAACGTGGAGAAGATAATAGACAACATAAAAAATACGATAAACCATTTAGTTATTATTATCAAATTCTCGAAAGAAAGAAAAATGGCAGCAGCTAA
- a CDS encoding BT4734/BF3469 family protein, with product MNVELKNIKVSYQEKAWSSISKEITLSETLNIINSELLKGKIERLRKELENGNKDYYDNNKKSLPAVTFSATFQEKRRKDKLKDYNQILVIDIDKLSIEEMKIVGDALKNEPLVFSFWKSPSNKGYKGLIKLSFIEKFEKINTDFQHKYAFNLVSSYFLENHKIELDKSGSDITRLCFLSYDQKIIIKENIQEFKVENSNIPIETKKKKENNTTLKFSSNKDALHNSLNRNDPYDRRLMSNIIRYLNNKNQTITETYESWCKVAMAIANTFTFDVGRNYFVKLSKRDSNKFNEINCINFLINCYENRNGEVSFASIVFLANNKGYKTKYQKDNGVPKTEGESLE from the coding sequence ATGAACGTAGAATTGAAAAATATTAAAGTTTCATACCAAGAAAAAGCTTGGTCGAGTATTTCGAAAGAAATAACCTTGAGTGAAACTTTAAATATTATAAATTCTGAATTATTGAAAGGTAAAATTGAACGATTAAGAAAAGAGCTTGAAAACGGAAATAAAGATTACTACGATAATAATAAAAAATCATTACCTGCTGTAACCTTTTCGGCTACATTTCAAGAAAAAAGAAGAAAAGACAAACTAAAAGATTACAATCAAATTCTGGTCATTGATATTGACAAATTATCAATTGAAGAAATGAAAATAGTTGGAGACGCTTTGAAAAACGAACCTCTAGTTTTTTCTTTTTGGAAATCTCCTTCAAACAAAGGTTACAAAGGTTTAATAAAATTAAGTTTTATCGAAAAATTTGAAAAAATAAATACAGACTTCCAACATAAGTATGCTTTTAATTTAGTTTCAAGTTACTTCTTGGAAAATCACAAAATAGAATTAGATAAAAGTGGTAGCGATATAACAAGATTATGCTTTCTATCTTATGACCAAAAGATTATTATTAAAGAGAATATTCAAGAGTTCAAAGTTGAAAACTCAAATATTCCAATAGAAACTAAAAAAAAGAAAGAAAATAATACAACCTTAAAATTCAGTAGTAATAAAGATGCGTTACACAATTCACTAAACAGAAACGACCCATATGACAGACGCTTAATGAGTAATATAATCAGGTATTTAAATAACAAAAATCAGACTATAACTGAAACTTATGAAAGTTGGTGTAAAGTGGCAATGGCAATTGCCAACACTTTTACATTTGACGTTGGCAGAAACTATTTCGTTAAATTAAGCAAAAGAGATTCTAATAAATTCAACGAAATAAATTGTATAAACTTCCTTATAAACTGTTATGAAAACAGAAATGGAGAAGTATCATTTGCTAGCATTGTTTTTCTAGCTAATAACAAAGGGTATAAAACAAAATATCAAAAAGATAATGGAGTACCGAAGACGGAAGGCGAAAGCCTCGAGTGA
- the recN gene encoding DNA repair protein RecN yields the protein MLSQLSINNYALINQLSIDFSSGLSIITGETGAGKSILLGALGLVLGNRADLSSLKDTTKKCIVEAKVAISNYNLQDFFEEVDLDYEAETIIRREILPSGKSRAFINDTPVTLTVLNQLRVKLIDVHSQHQTMQLSDTNFQFSILDALAKNAPRIASYKRGFSQLNKLKRELLKLEEKQQEANKQYDYNLHLFKELEDAKIKVDEQEVLEEKLEKLNNIEEIKDNLAEALELTINEEIGIQNLLNTLDNRLTKIASFSKEYQELSARITSVKIEIDDVVSELEDANENVDFNPNEAEEINDRLQLLYNLQKKHLVNSNKELLAVFEEISEKVVAVESADEFIQKKQQEIASVSEKLDKVAGLITKARTASIPKLNKQLEVLLADLGMENARFSIKIKPTKNYFSNGKDELTFLFSANKGGNFGELKKVASGGELSRIMLSVKTILSENTQLPTIIFDEIDTGVSGEVSNKIAAIMQQMSKNMQVIAITHLPQIAAKGNSHYKVYKAEVNGVTTTNLKQLTAEERVKEIAEMLSGKDISESALTHAKELLN from the coding sequence TTGCTATCACAATTATCCATAAATAACTACGCGTTAATCAATCAATTAAGTATCGATTTTTCTTCGGGTTTGTCTATAATTACAGGAGAAACTGGTGCAGGTAAATCTATTTTATTAGGTGCCTTGGGCTTGGTTTTAGGTAATAGGGCAGATTTGTCATCATTAAAAGACACTACAAAAAAGTGTATTGTAGAAGCCAAAGTTGCCATTTCTAACTACAATTTACAAGATTTTTTCGAAGAAGTAGACTTAGATTACGAAGCAGAAACCATTATTAGAAGAGAAATTTTACCATCTGGTAAATCTAGAGCTTTTATAAACGATACACCTGTAACCTTAACGGTTTTAAACCAATTAAGAGTAAAATTAATCGATGTACACTCGCAACATCAAACAATGCAATTGTCTGATACTAATTTTCAGTTTTCGATATTAGATGCTTTAGCCAAAAATGCACCAAGAATAGCGTCATATAAAAGAGGTTTTTCGCAGTTAAATAAATTAAAAAGAGAACTTTTAAAATTAGAAGAAAAACAGCAAGAAGCAAATAAGCAGTACGATTACAATTTGCATTTGTTTAAAGAGTTAGAAGACGCTAAAATTAAAGTTGATGAGCAAGAAGTTTTAGAAGAAAAACTAGAAAAGCTAAACAACATAGAAGAAATTAAAGACAATTTAGCAGAAGCTTTAGAACTAACAATAAACGAAGAAATAGGCATTCAAAACTTGCTAAATACTTTAGACAATCGTTTGACTAAAATTGCATCTTTTTCTAAAGAATATCAAGAATTATCAGCAAGAATAACATCCGTAAAAATAGAAATTGATGATGTTGTTTCAGAATTAGAAGACGCAAACGAAAATGTAGATTTTAATCCGAATGAAGCAGAAGAAATCAATGATAGATTACAACTGCTATACAATTTACAGAAAAAACATTTGGTTAATTCTAACAAAGAATTGCTAGCAGTTTTCGAAGAAATATCAGAAAAAGTTGTTGCCGTAGAATCTGCAGACGAGTTTATACAAAAAAAGCAACAAGAGATAGCTTCTGTATCAGAAAAATTAGACAAAGTAGCCGGTTTAATCACAAAAGCAAGAACTGCATCAATACCAAAATTAAACAAACAATTAGAAGTTTTATTGGCAGATTTAGGTATGGAAAACGCCCGTTTTTCAATAAAAATAAAGCCAACCAAAAACTATTTTTCAAATGGTAAAGACGAGCTAACGTTCTTATTCTCTGCAAACAAAGGTGGTAACTTTGGCGAGCTTAAAAAAGTTGCATCTGGTGGTGAGTTGTCTAGAATTATGCTATCTGTTAAAACCATCTTATCAGAAAACACACAATTACCAACCATTATTTTCGATGAAATCGATACCGGTGTTTCTGGTGAAGTTTCTAATAAAATAGCGGCAATAATGCAACAAATGAGTAAGAATATGCAAGTTATTGCAATTACACATTTACCGCAAATTGCTGCAAAAGGTAACAGCCATTATAAAGTGTATAAAGCAGAAGTTAATGGTGTAACCACCACAAATTTAAAACAATTAACAGCCGAAGAGCGTGTTAAAGAAATTGCAGAAATGTTAAGTGGTAAAGACATCTCAGAATCGGCATTAACACATGCAAAAGAACTACTAAATTAA
- a CDS encoding outer membrane protein assembly factor BamD, with protein sequence MQKIKNLAYLFVLSLLLFSCGEYQKVLNKGTSEEQYKMAVKMYESQKYSKALRLFEKVTPTYRGKPQMERIQFMVAQSNFNVKNYAQAAYYYDRFTKSYPKSSKKEEAAFLSAYSYKLASPRFSIDPTDTNKALESFQSFINTYPDSDKIAEANKYYSELRTKLERKYFEIAKTYYRTADYDLRNYKASIQAFDNLLEDFLGTKFKEEALYYRLKAAHDFVLKSTDRRKPERIEAAMKAYQRLKKSFPESQFMEDSDKMVATLEAEKIRVEALIAKQKELQNIQKK encoded by the coding sequence ATGCAAAAAATTAAAAATTTAGCGTATTTATTTGTTCTTAGTTTACTACTGTTTTCTTGTGGTGAATATCAAAAAGTATTAAATAAAGGTACATCAGAAGAGCAGTATAAGATGGCTGTAAAGATGTACGAAAGTCAGAAATACAGTAAGGCTTTACGTTTATTCGAAAAAGTAACACCAACCTACAGAGGTAAACCTCAAATGGAGCGTATACAATTTATGGTTGCGCAATCTAATTTTAATGTAAAAAATTACGCGCAAGCAGCATATTATTACGACCGTTTTACAAAAAGTTATCCAAAGAGTTCTAAAAAAGAAGAAGCTGCATTTTTATCTGCATACAGTTATAAATTGGCATCACCAAGATTTAGTATCGATCCTACAGATACAAACAAAGCATTAGAATCTTTTCAAAGTTTTATAAACACGTATCCAGATTCTGATAAAATTGCAGAAGCAAACAAATATTATTCTGAACTTAGAACTAAGTTAGAAAGAAAATATTTCGAAATTGCGAAAACTTATTACAGAACGGCAGATTACGATTTAAGAAATTACAAAGCATCTATACAAGCTTTTGATAATTTACTAGAAGACTTTTTAGGAACAAAATTTAAAGAAGAAGCTTTATATTATAGATTAAAAGCGGCGCATGATTTTGTGTTAAAAAGCACAGATAGAAGAAAGCCTGAAAGAATTGAAGCTGCAATGAAAGCATATCAGAGATTAAAAAAGAGTTTTCCTGAATCTCAATTTATGGAAGATTCTGATAAAATGGTAGCTACATTAGAAGCAGAAAAAATTAGAGTAGAAGCTTTAATTGCAAAGCAGAAAGAATTACAGAATATACAAAAGAAATAA
- the coaBC gene encoding bifunctional phosphopantothenoylcysteine decarboxylase/phosphopantothenate--cysteine ligase CoaBC, which yields MSVLKDKKVLLGITAGIAAYKTASLVRLFIKLGAEVKVIMTPASKDFITPLTLSTLSKNPVHSTFYSKEDENELWNNHVDLGLWADYMLIAPATANTLSKMTNGTCDNLLLATYLSAKCPVYFAPAMDLDMYIHPSTKQSLDKLQSFGNILIPATSGELASGLVGEGRMAEPQDIVSFIENDILSNLPLKGKKVLLTAGPTYEAIDPVRFIGNHSSGKMGFAIAKAAANLGAEVFLISGPSHQKISHSLVKRIDVVSAEDMYNAAHSYFADVDIAILSAAVADYKPKNIATQKIKKKDATLDIELTPTKDILASLGAIKKQQFLVGFALETNNELENAKGKLKRKNLDAIVLNSLQDKGAGFATDTNKVTVIDKDLNEKSFQLKSKVEVAKDIMNEIVVRILK from the coding sequence ATGTCTGTTTTAAAAGATAAGAAAGTTCTTTTAGGGATTACTGCAGGTATTGCAGCATATAAAACGGCTAGTTTAGTTCGTTTATTTATAAAATTAGGCGCAGAAGTTAAAGTTATTATGACTCCTGCGTCTAAAGATTTTATAACACCTTTAACACTTTCTACACTTTCTAAAAATCCTGTTCATTCAACTTTTTATTCTAAAGAAGATGAAAATGAATTATGGAATAATCACGTAGATTTAGGTTTGTGGGCAGATTATATGTTAATTGCACCTGCAACAGCAAATACATTGTCTAAAATGACCAACGGTACTTGCGACAATCTTTTACTAGCTACTTATTTATCTGCTAAATGTCCTGTCTATTTTGCGCCTGCAATGGATTTGGATATGTACATACATCCGTCTACGAAACAAAGTTTAGATAAATTACAAAGTTTTGGCAATATTTTAATTCCTGCAACTTCTGGCGAATTGGCTAGTGGTTTGGTAGGAGAAGGAAGAATGGCAGAACCACAAGATATTGTTTCATTTATAGAAAATGATATTTTATCGAATTTACCTTTAAAAGGTAAAAAAGTATTACTAACAGCAGGTCCAACTTATGAAGCAATAGATCCTGTGCGTTTTATCGGAAATCATTCTTCTGGTAAAATGGGATTTGCAATAGCAAAAGCTGCTGCAAATTTAGGTGCCGAAGTTTTTTTAATTTCAGGCCCAAGTCATCAAAAAATTTCACACTCTCTAGTAAAACGAATAGACGTTGTTTCTGCAGAAGACATGTACAACGCTGCACATTCTTATTTTGCTGATGTAGATATTGCTATTTTATCTGCAGCAGTTGCTGATTATAAACCAAAAAACATTGCTACTCAGAAAATAAAAAAGAAAGATGCTACGTTAGACATAGAGTTAACACCAACAAAAGATATTTTAGCTTCTTTAGGTGCAATTAAAAAACAGCAATTTTTAGTTGGTTTTGCTTTAGAAACTAATAACGAACTAGAAAATGCAAAAGGCAAATTAAAAAGAAAGAATTTAGATGCAATTGTATTAAATTCTTTACAAGACAAAGGAGCAGGGTTTGCAACAGACACCAATAAGGTTACGGTAATTGATAAAGATTTAAACGAAAAATCATTTCAATTAAAGTCTAAAGTAGAAGTAGCAAAAGATATTATGAATGAAATTGTAGTAAGAATTCTTAAATAA
- a CDS encoding ferritin, with amino-acid sequence MLKPKIQDALNKQVTVEAQSSQVYLAMASWAETQGFEGVSQFMYAHSDEERMHMLKLVKFINERGGHAIISPLAAPPVSFGSFKEMFQELFNHEVAVSESINDLVDICLQEKDYATHNFLQWYVSEQIEEEALARNILDKISLIGDDKSGFYLFDNDIKQLITAPEEEV; translated from the coding sequence ATGTTAAAACCAAAAATTCAAGACGCATTAAACAAACAGGTAACGGTAGAGGCACAATCTTCTCAAGTATATTTAGCAATGGCGTCATGGGCAGAAACACAAGGTTTTGAAGGTGTTTCTCAATTTATGTACGCACATTCTGACGAAGAGAGAATGCACATGCTAAAATTGGTAAAGTTTATTAATGAAAGAGGTGGGCATGCAATTATTTCTCCTTTAGCAGCGCCACCAGTTTCTTTTGGTTCATTTAAAGAAATGTTTCAAGAATTATTTAATCACGAAGTAGCAGTATCAGAATCTATAAACGATTTGGTAGATATCTGTTTACAAGAAAAAGATTATGCAACACATAACTTTTTACAGTGGTACGTTTCAGAGCAAATAGAAGAAGAAGCTTTGGCTAGAAATATTTTAGATAAGATTAGTTTAATAGGAGACGATAAAAGTGGTTTTTATTTATTTGATAATGACATCAAGCAATTAATCACAGCGCCAGAAGAAGAAGTTTAA
- a CDS encoding DNA-directed RNA polymerase subunit omega: MDYKDTKAPLSTITYDKNEIEAPTENIYEAISIIAKRANQINSDLKRELVDKLDEFATYNDSLEEVFENKEQIEVSKFYERLPKPTAMAVEEWLNEKVYHRNPEAE; the protein is encoded by the coding sequence ATGGATTATAAAGATACAAAAGCACCGTTAAGTACTATTACTTACGATAAAAATGAAATTGAAGCGCCTACAGAAAATATTTATGAGGCAATATCTATCATAGCAAAAAGAGCAAATCAAATTAATTCTGATTTAAAAAGAGAATTAGTAGATAAGTTAGATGAATTTGCTACATATAACGATTCTTTAGAAGAAGTTTTCGAAAATAAAGAACAAATAGAAGTTTCTAAGTTTTACGAAAGATTACCAAAACCAACAGCAATGGCAGTTGAAGAATGGTTAAACGAAAAAGTATACCATAGAAACCCAGAAGCAGAGTAA
- a CDS encoding enoyl-ACP reductase FabI: MYNLLKGKKGIIFGALNEHSIAWKVAERAHEEGAEFVLTNAPIAMRMGQLDALAEKTGSQIIPADATSMDDLENLVEKSMEILGGKIDFVLHSIGMSVNVRKGKHYTDPKYDFTTKGWDVSAVSFHKTMNVLYNKNAMNQWGSIVALTYMAAQRVFPDYNDMADNKAYLESIARSFGYFFGRDHKVRVNTISQSPTPTTAGSGVKGFDGFIKYADQMSPLGNATALECADYTISLFSDLTKKVTLQNLFHDGGFSNMGVSDAVIEKFE, encoded by the coding sequence ATGTACAATTTACTTAAAGGGAAAAAAGGTATTATTTTCGGAGCTTTAAACGAACACTCAATTGCCTGGAAAGTTGCAGAAAGAGCACATGAAGAAGGGGCCGAGTTTGTTTTAACAAACGCGCCAATTGCAATGCGAATGGGGCAGTTAGATGCTTTAGCAGAAAAAACGGGCTCGCAAATTATACCTGCAGATGCTACTTCTATGGACGATCTAGAAAACCTTGTAGAAAAATCTATGGAAATTTTAGGCGGAAAAATAGATTTCGTTTTACACTCAATTGGTATGTCTGTAAACGTAAGAAAAGGTAAACATTACACAGATCCTAAGTACGATTTTACAACAAAAGGATGGGATGTTTCTGCAGTTTCTTTTCATAAAACTATGAATGTTTTGTACAACAAAAACGCCATGAACCAATGGGGTAGTATAGTTGCCTTAACCTACATGGCTGCACAAAGAGTTTTTCCAGATTACAACGATATGGCAGACAATAAAGCCTATTTAGAGTCTATTGCACGTAGTTTTGGATATTTCTTTGGTAGAGATCATAAAGTTAGAGTAAACACCATTTCTCAATCGCCAACGCCAACAACTGCAGGTAGCGGTGTTAAAGGTTTCGATGGTTTTATAAAATACGCAGACCAAATGTCGCCGTTAGGTAACGCAACCGCATTAGAATGTGCAGATTATACAATTTCTCTGTTTTCAGACTTAACAAAAAAAGTAACTTTACAAAACTTGTTTCACGATGGCGGATTCTCTAATATGGGCGTAAGCGATGCTGTGATAGAAAAATTCGAGTAA
- a CDS encoding glycosyltransferase: MNLNFSIIVPVYNRPKEIDELLESLTQQDFFNDFEVLIIEDGSTEKSEQIVAKYNNKLNLKYFFKENSGAGASRNFGMQKATGNYFIILDSDVLVPKSYLTAVKKALETNFTDAFGGPDAAHESFTDLQKAINYSMTSVVTTGGIRGKKKSVGKFQPRSFNLGLSKKAFQNTQGFSKMKNGEDIDLTFRLWENGFETQLIEKAFVYHKRRSTINQFFNQTFGFGTARPILNKKYPETAKITYWFPSIFIIGLDIGIIAAFFGYPQLFYLYCFYLCILFLDSLFQNKSVKVAFLSIVTSLTQFYGYGSGFLKSKFFKRFR, from the coding sequence TTGAACCTTAATTTTTCTATCATAGTTCCCGTTTACAATCGTCCTAAAGAAATAGACGAATTGTTAGAAAGTCTTACCCAACAAGATTTTTTTAACGATTTTGAAGTTTTAATAATCGAAGATGGTTCAACAGAAAAAAGCGAACAAATTGTTGCAAAATATAACAACAAACTAAATTTAAAATACTTTTTTAAAGAAAATAGTGGTGCAGGAGCAAGTAGAAATTTCGGAATGCAAAAAGCAACCGGAAACTATTTTATTATTTTAGATTCTGATGTGTTGGTGCCTAAAAGCTATCTAACTGCAGTAAAAAAAGCTTTAGAAACCAATTTTACAGATGCTTTTGGCGGACCAGATGCAGCGCATGAAAGTTTTACAGATTTACAAAAAGCCATTAATTACTCGATGACGTCTGTGGTAACAACTGGCGGAATTAGAGGAAAGAAAAAAAGTGTTGGTAAATTTCAGCCCAGAAGTTTTAATCTTGGGCTTTCTAAAAAAGCCTTTCAAAATACACAGGGTTTTTCTAAAATGAAAAACGGCGAAGATATCGATTTAACTTTTAGACTGTGGGAAAATGGTTTTGAAACCCAACTAATAGAAAAAGCCTTTGTGTATCATAAACGCAGAAGCACAATTAACCAGTTTTTTAACCAAACCTTTGGTTTTGGTACCGCAAGACCTATTTTAAATAAAAAGTATCCAGAAACTGCTAAAATTACCTATTGGTTTCCTAGTATTTTTATAATAGGTTTAGATATAGGTATTATTGCGGCATTTTTTGGTTACCCACAATTATTTTACTTATACTGCTTTTATTTGTGCATACTATTTCTAGACTCTTTGTTTCAAAACAAAAGTGTAAAAGTTGCATTTTTAAGTATTGTAACTTCTTTAACCCAATTTTATGGTTACGGCTCTGGGTTTTTAAAATCTAAATTTTTTAAGAGGTTTCGCTAA